A single window of Rana temporaria chromosome 1, aRanTem1.1, whole genome shotgun sequence DNA harbors:
- the LOC120940935 gene encoding piggyBac transposable element-derived protein 4-like, which yields MASKRHFSTSKAALDQISDSDSDTEFLAELSDSDSDSWQDSSYDSDSDQRSSDSDESPLELSEVRTWCPIDCGMDAVPPPRFPFTGSPGMKVEVDHNDPLAYLKLFLTDDVIEKIVTETNRYKEQQSTTLHSKFSRSRKWEPVSKEDIWKFLGLILLQGVVGKPLQRWYWTKNKLLATPFFGTIMSEYRFSLIMKNLHFTNNEDFDEATHPAPKLKKIWEVFQMIITNFQQAYVPDRDISIDESLMAYKGRLSWIQYIASKRARFGIKSYMLCESTTGYIWNSIIYTGKGTQFNPRYSDYGMATSSVLSLLEPLLNQGYCVTTDNFYTSPELYEFLLKNKTDAYGTARANRRDLPCMFSKKKLKTGEMVAWQKGKMMAMRWRDKKDVCLMSTVHTTSTAMVHTRGGKDVKKPQLVIDYNNTMGGVDRADQAMTFYPAMRKQQKKYYKKIFRHLLEQCMWNAYILHKGRSDKPLVHSDFIWKVVEQIFLNYQTPSVAVNRSGRRAVDIVNPERLTGRHFTDYIPPSAKKAAPTRMCVVCCSKRDGNGKKVRKETRFYCSDCDVGLCAVPCFKIYHTQDVY from the coding sequence atggcatcaAAGCGTCACTTTAGCACCTCCAAAGCGGCTTTGGATCAGATAAGTGACAGCGACAGCGACACAGAGTTCCTCGCAGAATTGAGCGACAGCGATAGCGATTCGTGGCAAGATTCGTCATACGACTCCGACTCTGACCAGAGAAGTAGCGACAGCGACGAATCTCCACTTGAGCTCAGTGAggtgcgcacttggtgccctattgATTGCGGTATGGATGCAGTACCACCGCCAAGATTCCCGTTTACAGGATCGCCTGGGATGAAGGTAGAAGTTGATCACAATGATCCTTTGGCGTACCTAAAATTATTTCTGACAGATGACGTCATTGAAAAGATTGTCACGGAGACAAACCGCTACAAAGAGCAGCAATCCACTACTCTGCACAGCAAGTTTTCCAgatccagaaaatgggaacctGTGAGTAAGGAGGACATATGGAAATTTCTGGGGCTAATACTTCTCCAAGGGGTGGTGGGTAAACCCCTGCAGAGATGGTACTGGACTAAAAATAAATTGCTGGCAACCCCATTTTTTGGCACCATCATGTCCGAGTACCGATTTTCCCTCATAATGAAGAATCTACACTTCACCAACAATGAGGACTTTGACGAAGCCACACATCCAGCGCCCAAACTGAAGAAAATCTGGGAAGTATTCCAAATGATTATAACAAATTTCCAGCAGGCCTATGTCCCAGACCGTGACATCAGCATTGATGAAAGTCTGATGGCTTACAAAGGACGCCTCAGCTGGATTCAATACATCGCATCCAAGAGAGCGCGGTTTGGAATAAAATCCTATATGCTCTGCGAGTCTACAACTGGCTATATATGGAATTCCATCATATACACCGGCAAAGGAACACAATTCAACCCCAGGTACAGCGACTATGGGATGGCAACGTCATCAGTCCTTTCATTGCTTGAACCATTGCTCAATCAGGGGTATTGTGTAACAACCGACAACTTTTACACGTCGCCTGAGCTGTACGAGTTTCTACTAAAAAACAAGACTGACGCATATGGAACCGCTAGAGCCAACCGACGTGACCTGCCATGTATGTTTTCCAAGAAAAAACTGAAAACAGGAGAAATGGTGGCCTGGCAGAAAGGAAAGATGATGGCAATGCGTTGGCGTGACAAAAAAGACGTGTGCCTAATGAGTACAGTACATAccacctccactgccatggtccacACAAGAGGTGGGAAAGATGTCAAAAAGCCACAACTTGTGATCGATTACAACAACACCATGGGAGGAGTCGATAGAGCCGATCAGGCGATGACCTTCTATCCAGCTATGcggaagcaacaaaaaaaatactataaaaaaatattcaggcATCTCCTGGAACAATGTATGTGGAATGCCTATATACTGCACAAGGGAAGGAGTGACAAGCCTCTTGTTCACTCCGACTTCATCTGGAAGGTGGTGGAGCAAATTTTTTTGAACTACCAAACGCCATCAGTGGCCGTGAACAGATCTGGACGTCGCGCTGTTGACATTGTAAACCCAGAGAGGctgactggtcgtcactttaCGGATTACATCCCGCCAAGCGCAAAAAAGGCAGCACCTACAAGAATGTGTGTAGTTTGCTGCTCAAAGCGAGATGGGAATGGAAAAAAAGTCCGAAAGGAAACAAGGTTCTATTGCTCTGATTGTGACGTTGGTCTATGTGCAGTCCCATGTTTCAAAATTTACCACACCCAGGATGTTTACTGA